In Rhodospirillaceae bacterium, the genomic stretch GTGTTTTCCATTCTTTATGGCTGCTTGGCATAGGTCTAGGCTAATGCCATCACTTCCCCCAATTAACTCACAGATTACATCAACGTTTTTGTCCTTGGCCAAACCTGTGGCATGTTCATGCCATGTGAGGCCATCTATATCAAAGTCCCTTTTTCGAGATTTATCCCGCGCGGAAACGGAGGTTACTTCAACGGAAACGCCGCATCGAACTTCAATGGTCTTTGCTTGTTGTCGAAGTAATTTGACCAGACTACCGCCCACAGTTCCTAGTCCTGCAATCCCAACTCTTAGAAGGCTCACGACTCTTTCTCCGCTACACTAAGGTCCAAAGTTGCCTGACGGGCCTACTCTTTTGCATAGATAGCTCCGCACGCTAAAAGATAAACTACTCGGNCCCAGTTTTCCAAGCTTTCTCTAGGCTTGGTCTAGACTCAAGCCGTTCAATATACGCTCTGACATTAGGTTTGTCCGATAAGTCTGCTCCAAGGCGGCCAGACACCACACATGCGTGCCCTGTCATGATATCCGCTCCACTAAACTGGCCTGCTATATACTGTTTGCCTTCAAGGCCCGTTTCTACTGCGTTAAGCATCCTGGTTAGAAGTTTTTTTGCACGTTCCTCATTCACTTTGCTCCTTCGGTCCTCAGGAAGTAGAATGGTTTCTACTACTATGATATTGACTTGGGGCATGATCATTCCCTCTGCGTAATGGAGCCACTGCAAATAAGTGCCAAAGTCAGGGTTTGAGGGTTCTGGTGTTAATTTTCCTTCACCATATTTAGCCAGTACGTACTGAACAATAGCTCCTGACTCAAATATTTTTGTACCGCCATCTTCAAGCACAGGGACGCGGCCCATCGGATGTACTTTTAAGTATTCAGGGCTCCGCATTCCAGGATCACCCAATTTATAAAGTTCTAAATCGTAGGAGAGACCGAGTTCCTCTAAAAGCCATACAATGCGTACAGACCTGGTATTTGGTGCGTGATGAAGTTTCATATTAATCCTTGTCATTTATTTAAGCTTGTTAGGCTGTTATTTCCTATTTCTGCCATTGCTATTTCGAAACTGAATTATCTATACCAATTAATATTTTGCATCTACCTTAGTTTTGCTTGAATCTTTGTGAATTCTTCTAGGTGCTTATCTTGATCCCCCGCAAACCGAAGAATTAGGTGGGTTGCGCCAGATGTGATAAATCCATTTAACCATTCAGNGGTTTCAGAGAGAGGACCTGCAAAGCAGGCGGAAATTTTTCGCATATGGAGAGCGGCTGGCCCATAATATTTTTTAAGGTAGGCATTAAGTCGTTCGTTTGCAGTTTCAACGTCATCATCGATCGATAGGGTTAAATAGGCCGAGCAGGTTAATCCATTTGGGTCTCGATTTGCATTTTGGGCGATTTGTTGGACCTTGGACCAATCTTTACCAATTCTCTCAGAATCAGGTCCTAGTGGCATCCAGCCGTCTAAGTATTTTCCAGCCCTCTGTAGGCTACCTTCTGCCGAGCCGCCACCCCATAGAGGGGGGCCCTCTGGACGATGTGGGGTCATATCAAGAGAAGTCTGGCTTAATTTCCAG encodes the following:
- a CDS encoding glutathione S-transferase; amino-acid sequence: MKLHHAPNTRSVRIVWLLEELGLSYDLELYKLGDPGMRSPEYLKVHPMGRVPVLEDGGTKIFESGAIVQYVLAKYGEGKLTPEPSNPDFGTYLQWLHYAEGMIMPQVNIIVVETILLPEDRRSKVNEERAKKLLTRMLNAVETGLEGKQYIAGQFSGADIMTGHACVVSGRLGADLSDKPNVRAYIERLESRPSLEKAWKTGXE